GCGTGCCATCCAGGCCACCGAGACCCCGCGCGATGTGACGGACGATCTGGCGCTTTATGCCGATACCGTGCTCAGCCAGCAGATACAGCTGTGCGGCTTTGTATTCACCGAGAAATCCCCCAGCTGCGGCCTGTTCCGGGTGCGCGCCTACAACGGGAAAGGCAACACGCTCAACGACAGCTCGCGCGGTGTCTTTGCCCGCCGTATCACCGAGCGCTGGCCGCTGCTGCCGGTGGAAGAATCCGGCCGCCTGAATGACGTGGATCTGTGCGAGAACTTCGTGTTGCGTGTGTACGCCTTCCATGAGTGGCACAACACGGTGCTGCCCTCCGTTACACCGCATGTGCTGATCCGCTTCTGGTCCAGCTACAAGTACCTGGTGCTGGCGCACGATGAGAAAACCTATCGCCAGATCGGCCCGCGCCTGGCCAATCTCGCGGTCGACAATTTCCCGGCCCTCGCCAATGAGGTGTTTGAAATGCTTATGCGCGCCTTGGAAAAACCGTCCACCCGCGCGAGCAACACCAATGCCCTGCAACACTTGCGCGGCTTTATCAAGAACTCCATTGACGATGTTGAAAAACAGACAATCAATACGCTGATCAACCAGTATCGCGCAGGTCATGTGCCCTTGATTGTGCCGCTGGCGATGTTGCGCCACCTGCTGGCGCGCTACCCCGATGCCTATGCCAATGACCAGCGTTTCCTGAATCCGTACCCCGATGCACTTGGCCTGCGCAACCGGAAATGACATGAATATGAAAACAATCAAACAATTCTCGATACGCGACCTGTCGGAAATTACTGGCGTTAATGCAGTGACGCTGCGCGCCTGGGAGCGCCGTTATGGCCTGCTGAAACCCAGCCGCACGGAAAAAGGCCATCGCTACTACACCGTGGATGATGTTGAACACGTCCGCAACATTCTCAACTGGCTGGATCGCGGCGTGGCCATCAGCAAGGTGCGGCCGCTGCTGGACACGGAACAACCGCCAGCAGACATGATCAGTGACGATGGCAGTCACTGGCAGGAAACCCTGCAGCAATCTCTGGGGCTGATCAACGTCTTCCAGCGCGAAAAACTGGCGCAGCAGATGAATGAACTGTTCGCCAACTACCCACTTGATACGCTGGCTCGCAATTACCTCACACCGCTGCAAGACCGGTTGGGCAATCAGGCAGCACTGCGCTTCGGCGCTACAGCAGAAAAAATCTTTTTCGACAGCGAACTGCATACTGACCTGCTGGCACGCATCCGTCACGCCAACAGCAACAACAATGGCCAACGGCTGTTGCTAATGGCCCTGGATGGTCAGCAATACAGCATCCAGTCGCTGTTGCTGGCGCTGGCGCTTCTGGAAGCCGGTTACCGTCTGCACCTGCTGTTGAATGCCTGCAGCCTGCGCGAAATTCCTTACATCATCGAACAGGCTTCTGGCGGCGCAGCACTGGCAGCGGTGATTTGCCACTGCGACAGCAAGCCCGATGTGCAGCAACTGGAGCAGGAACTGGCTCGTGCTGCCAGCAAAGCCCATGTGCCGTTTTTTATCAGCGGCCAGTGGCTGGATATCCTGCCCGGCTTGCGCACAACTGCAGGCACAACGCCACTGGATCACACCCTGCGTCTGGCGGTCAGCACCGTCGGCACAGCACTGAGGAAGCCGGCATGACTCTCTCGGCGCTCACCCAGGCACTACTGGCACTGTATAA
The DNA window shown above is from Cellvibrionales bacterium and carries:
- a CDS encoding DUF523 and DUF1722 domain-containing protein, with protein sequence MDSTTAKPVTARIPVGISACLLGEKVRYDAQHKRSAFCNEVLSQYFAFQPFCPEMAIGLGAPRPTIRLVGQPGDLRAIQATETPRDVTDDLALYADTVLSQQIQLCGFVFTEKSPSCGLFRVRAYNGKGNTLNDSSRGVFARRITERWPLLPVEESGRLNDVDLCENFVLRVYAFHEWHNTVLPSVTPHVLIRFWSSYKYLVLAHDEKTYRQIGPRLANLAVDNFPALANEVFEMLMRALEKPSTRASNTNALQHLRGFIKNSIDDVEKQTINTLINQYRAGHVPLIVPLAMLRHLLARYPDAYANDQRFLNPYPDALGLRNRK
- a CDS encoding MerR family transcriptional regulator is translated as MNMKTIKQFSIRDLSEITGVNAVTLRAWERRYGLLKPSRTEKGHRYYTVDDVEHVRNILNWLDRGVAISKVRPLLDTEQPPADMISDDGSHWQETLQQSLGLINVFQREKLAQQMNELFANYPLDTLARNYLTPLQDRLGNQAALRFGATAEKIFFDSELHTDLLARIRHANSNNNGQRLLLMALDGQQYSIQSLLLALALLEAGYRLHLLLNACSLREIPYIIEQASGGAALAAVICHCDSKPDVQQLEQELARAASKAHVPFFISGQWLDILPGLRTTAGTTPLDHTLRLAVSTVGTALRKPA